A single window of Pontiella agarivorans DNA harbors:
- a CDS encoding adenosine deaminase family protein, whose translation MTKISEQFIRKIPKTDLHLHLDGSLRLPTLIEMAKADKVKLPSSTEAGLNKLVFKPRYENLGEYLTGFAFTVAVLQTPEHLERAAFELAEDAFEEGVRYIEIRFAPQLHISRSHEIEPVVLAVFQGLEKAKKHLNASMAENDLPFEYGIILCAMRRFNRHMSPYYARLFARAGNSGPRYIFARASLGLVKEAVRLRDKGLPIVGFDLAGEEAGYPAAHHLEAFDYAHKHFLRKTVHAGEAYGPESIFQAITECHANRIGHGTFLFSEEAIKLKSIKDKKTYIEQLAEYIANQRIMIEVCPTSNLQTIPEIKSMENHPLQQMVDNGLSVTINTDNRLVSHTSVTNELLLCTTQIDLTDSQFRDLVLAGFKRSFFPRPFAEKRQYVMRAIQRYDELAEQYLT comes from the coding sequence TCCGAACAATTCATCCGCAAAATTCCGAAGACCGACCTTCATCTGCACCTCGACGGCTCACTGCGGCTGCCCACACTCATCGAAATGGCCAAAGCCGATAAAGTTAAACTGCCCTCCAGCACCGAAGCCGGCCTGAATAAACTCGTTTTCAAACCACGCTATGAAAATCTCGGCGAATACCTCACCGGCTTTGCCTTCACGGTCGCCGTGCTTCAAACTCCGGAACATCTCGAACGCGCCGCGTTCGAACTGGCCGAAGATGCCTTCGAAGAAGGGGTGCGTTACATCGAAATCCGCTTCGCCCCGCAGCTGCACATTTCCCGCTCCCACGAAATTGAGCCCGTCGTTCTCGCTGTTTTCCAGGGATTGGAAAAGGCGAAAAAACACCTTAATGCCTCCATGGCCGAAAACGACCTGCCCTTTGAATACGGCATTATTCTCTGCGCCATGCGCCGCTTCAACCGCCACATGTCACCCTACTATGCCCGGCTCTTTGCCCGCGCCGGAAATTCCGGACCGCGCTACATCTTCGCCCGCGCCTCTCTCGGTCTGGTTAAAGAAGCCGTAAGGCTGCGGGACAAAGGCCTCCCGATTGTCGGGTTCGACCTCGCCGGCGAAGAAGCCGGCTATCCGGCCGCCCACCATCTCGAAGCCTTCGATTATGCCCACAAACATTTCCTGCGTAAAACCGTTCACGCCGGCGAGGCCTACGGCCCGGAATCCATTTTCCAGGCCATCACCGAATGCCACGCCAACCGCATCGGCCACGGCACCTTCCTGTTCAGCGAGGAAGCCATAAAACTGAAATCCATTAAGGATAAAAAAACGTATATCGAGCAGCTCGCCGAATACATCGCCAATCAGCGCATCATGATCGAAGTGTGCCCCACCTCCAATCTTCAGACCATTCCCGAGATCAAATCCATGGAAAACCACCCGCTTCAGCAGATGGTCGACAACGGCCTGTCCGTCACCATCAATACCGACAACCGCCTGGTTTCCCATACCTCCGTCACCAACGAACTGCTGCTCTGCACCACCCAGATCGATCTGACCGACAGCCAGTTCCGCGACCTCGTTCTCGCCGGCTTCAAACGCTCCTTTTTCCCCCGCCCTTTTGCGGAAAAACGGCAATATGTCATGCGTGCCATTCAGCGCTATGATGAGCTCGCCGAACAATACCTCACCTGA
- the serC gene encoding 3-phosphoserine/phosphohydroxythreonine transaminase produces MRAYNFSAGPAILPEEVLKEAAAELVDYQGTGMSIMEMSHRGKEYSAIHDECIANIKELLNIPEGYSVLFMTGGASTQFPLIPMNLLGEGETADYTNSGAWAAKAIKEAKMLGKVNIAADCGKEIPTRVPTADELKLTDGAAYLHITSNETISGAQWKEFPEHDCLIADMSSDILSRPLDVSKFGLIYAGSQKNLAPAGITLVIIKDELAEKCPETVPTIMRYKTHIENNSLYNTVPTFPVYILCLVTRWLKANGGLEGMQKINEAKAAKLYDLFDSSDFYKGTAVKEFRSTMNVTWRLPTEELEAQFIKEAAEKNLKTLKGHRSVGGIRASIYNAFPTEGVDALVAFMKEFEAKHS; encoded by the coding sequence ATGAGAGCATATAACTTTTCTGCCGGACCGGCCATTCTGCCGGAAGAAGTACTCAAAGAAGCCGCCGCCGAACTGGTTGATTACCAGGGCACCGGCATGTCCATCATGGAAATGAGCCACCGCGGCAAAGAATACTCCGCCATCCACGATGAATGCATCGCCAACATCAAGGAACTGCTCAACATTCCCGAAGGCTACAGCGTACTCTTCATGACCGGCGGCGCCTCCACCCAGTTCCCGCTGATCCCGATGAATCTGCTCGGCGAAGGTGAAACCGCCGACTACACCAACTCCGGTGCCTGGGCCGCCAAGGCGATCAAAGAAGCCAAGATGCTCGGCAAGGTCAACATCGCGGCGGACTGCGGAAAAGAGATTCCCACCCGTGTTCCGACCGCCGATGAACTGAAGCTGACCGACGGCGCGGCCTATCTGCACATCACCTCCAACGAAACCATCTCCGGCGCCCAGTGGAAAGAGTTCCCCGAACACGATTGCCTGATCGCCGATATGTCCTCCGACATCCTCAGCCGACCGCTTGACGTTTCCAAATTCGGCCTGATCTATGCCGGCTCGCAGAAAAATCTGGCACCGGCCGGTATCACTCTCGTGATTATCAAAGACGAACTCGCTGAAAAATGTCCGGAAACCGTTCCGACCATCATGCGCTACAAAACGCACATCGAAAACAATTCGCTTTATAACACCGTGCCGACCTTCCCGGTCTATATCCTCTGCCTCGTTACCCGCTGGCTGAAAGCCAACGGCGGACTTGAAGGTATGCAGAAGATCAATGAAGCCAAAGCCGCCAAACTGTACGATCTGTTTGACAGCTCCGACTTCTACAAAGGCACTGCTGTGAAGGAGTTCCGGTCCACCATGAACGTCACCTGGCGCCTGCCGACCGAAGAACTCGAAGCGCAGTTCATCAAAGAAGCCGCCGAGAAAAACCTGAAGACGCTCAAAGGCCACCGCTCCGTTGGCGGCATCCGCGCTTCCATCTATAATGCCTTCCCGACCGAAGGCGTTGATGCGCTCGTCGCCTTCATGAAAGAATTCGAAGCCAAACACAGCTAA
- a CDS encoding sulfatase: MKNDPRRKNLKNLMTAILLSISCTVVAAAKPKNVLFVAVDDLRIELGCYGADQMKTPNIDKLAESGILFERAYCQQAICGPSRISILTGLRPDTTKVYTLQQSLDKTLPDQLTLPQHFHENGYKTISLGKIYHHAKDDKDYWDVLDHCDLEKYASPENVALIEKRRKEAAAKGLKGKPLRLYTQGPPYESADVSDNTYSDGLVADRAIEELRNRGDQPFFLGVGFKKPHLPFVAPKKYWDMYNPSDIQIPSRKHPENAPDQAFTTWGELRSYYGMPQDGFCSDEQTRTLIHAYHACVSYIDAQLGRVLDELDKQGLREDTLIVLLGDHGWKLGDYGCWNKHTNFELDTHIPLIYSGPGIAKGQRTKALVEYVDLFPTLADACGIGVPEHCEGISSVPLFTDPSKPWKKAAFSQYPRGGGMGYTIRSGKWRYTEWRNKKGEVLARELYDHSTSDIATANLAAHPEYNDVVNKMAAILHAGPEAARP, from the coding sequence ATGAAAAATGATCCTCGCCGGAAAAATTTGAAAAACTTAATGACCGCCATCTTATTATCTATTTCGTGTACCGTTGTTGCGGCAGCGAAACCGAAAAACGTCCTCTTTGTAGCAGTCGATGATCTGCGTATCGAATTGGGTTGTTACGGTGCCGACCAAATGAAGACCCCCAATATTGATAAATTGGCAGAGAGCGGTATTTTATTTGAACGAGCCTATTGTCAGCAGGCGATTTGCGGACCGTCCAGAATCAGTATCCTCACGGGGCTCCGTCCCGATACAACCAAAGTCTACACCCTGCAACAGTCGCTCGACAAAACGTTGCCGGACCAGCTTACCCTGCCCCAGCACTTCCACGAAAATGGATACAAAACCATCTCGCTGGGTAAAATCTATCATCATGCCAAGGACGACAAGGACTACTGGGATGTACTGGACCACTGCGATTTAGAAAAATATGCCAGCCCCGAAAATGTTGCATTGATTGAAAAACGAAGAAAAGAAGCTGCCGCAAAAGGCCTGAAAGGCAAACCGTTAAGGCTCTACACCCAGGGCCCTCCCTACGAATCAGCCGATGTTTCTGATAACACCTATTCGGATGGGCTTGTAGCCGACCGAGCCATTGAAGAGCTCCGTAACCGAGGCGATCAACCGTTCTTTCTTGGTGTCGGATTCAAGAAGCCGCATCTGCCCTTTGTTGCTCCGAAAAAATATTGGGATATGTACAACCCGTCCGATATTCAGATCCCCTCCAGAAAACACCCGGAAAATGCGCCGGACCAGGCCTTTACCACATGGGGCGAACTACGTTCCTACTACGGCATGCCGCAAGACGGCTTCTGTTCGGATGAACAAACCCGCACCCTCATCCACGCCTACCATGCCTGCGTTTCCTACATTGATGCCCAACTCGGTCGGGTTCTCGATGAATTGGATAAACAAGGACTCCGCGAGGACACCCTGATTGTTCTTCTAGGCGATCACGGATGGAAACTCGGCGACTATGGATGCTGGAACAAGCACACGAACTTTGAGCTCGATACCCACATTCCGCTCATTTACAGCGGACCCGGAATTGCAAAAGGACAGCGAACCAAAGCACTTGTCGAATATGTGGACCTCTTCCCTACTCTGGCCGACGCCTGTGGCATCGGTGTGCCGGAACATTGCGAAGGCATCAGTTCGGTTCCCCTTTTCACCGATCCGTCCAAACCCTGGAAAAAAGCGGCATTCAGTCAATACCCGCGCGGCGGAGGCATGGGCTATACCATCCGTTCGGGAAAATGGCGCTACACGGAATGGCGAAATAAAAAAGGAGAAGTTCTCGCACGCGAATTATACGACCATTCAACATCCGATATCGCCACTGCCAATCTGGCAGCCCATCCCGAATACAACGATGTGGTAAACAAAATGGCAGCCATTTTGCACGCGGGGCCGGAGGCCGCTCGCCCATAG